Proteins encoded by one window of Bubalus bubalis isolate 160015118507 breed Murrah chromosome 4, NDDB_SH_1, whole genome shotgun sequence:
- the ZNF488 gene encoding zinc finger protein 488: MATGKGVLWSPSAENRRRLSESERGWGRKPVLLEKTNCLGSETALGGSSQDEACAEMVLSVAPGKLRLGKLRPQKTWWKQGQSAFTEVPQLKKRLGGGQAQGREHSGPVGQPGPQQLTLDIPRDLTGSTCVSVWPSGARREQRSAFSKPARGPAGRLGPACVFQAGEPADALGELLGLINTVDVTCWGRLSNSKLLVGDFWNLQAGPPNAPLCGAFPGAPALWLEHSTVQTPTPPSSSSTSSWALLPPTLTSLGLSTQNWCAKCRLSFRLTSDLVFHMRSHHKKERAGPDLHSKRLRAEALTCPICHEYFRERHHLSRHMTSHS, from the coding sequence ATGGCTACTGGGAAGGGAGTTCTGTGGAGCCCGTCAGCTGAAAACAGACGGCGGCTTAGTGAATCTGAGCGGGGCTGGGGCCGGAAGCCAGTGCTGCTGGAGAAAACGAACTGCCTGGGCTCTGAGACTGCCCTGGGTGGCAGTAGCCAGGATGAGGCCTGTGCCGAGATGGTACTGTCAGTGGCCCCCGGCAAGCTCAGGCTGGGAAAGCTGAGGCCCCAAAAGACTTGGTGGAAACAGGGGCAGAGCGCCTTCACAGAGGTGCCTCAGCTCAAGAAGAGGCTTGGGGGCGGGCAGGCCCAGGGCAGGGAGCACAGTGGCCCTGTAGGCCAGCCTGGCCCCCAGCAGCTGACCCTCGATATCCCCAGGGACCTAACTGGCAGCACCTGCGTCTCTGTGTGGCCCAGTGGAGCCCGCAGGGAGCAGAGAAGTGCCTTCAGCAAGCCAGCCAGGGGTCCAGCAGGGAGACTGGGACCAGCCTGTGTCTTTCAGGCAGGTGAACCTGCAGATGCCCTGGGAGAGCTGCTGGGACTCATCAACACGGTTGATGTCACTTGCTGGGGTCGACTTTCCAACTCCAAGCTTTTGGTGGGTGATTTCTGGAACCTGCAAGCGGGGCCACCAAATGCTCCTCTCTGCGGCGCTTTCCCGGGCGCCCCCGCGCTGTGGCTCGAGCACAGCACAGTCCAGACGCCCACGCCCCCGTCGTCGTCCTCCACCAGCTCTTGGGCCCTGCTGCCCCCTACGCTcacctccctgggcctgtccaCCCAGAACTGGTGCGCCAAGTGCCGCCTGTCCTTCCGCCTGACCTCCGACCTGGTCTTCCACATGAGATCCCACCACAAAAAGGAGCGTGCGGGGCCCGACCTGCATTCCAAGAGGCTGAGAGCAGAGGCCCTCACGTGCCCCATTTGCCACGAGTACTTCCGCGAGCGCCACCACCTCTCCCGGCACATGACTTCGCACAGTTAA